In Vibrio alginolyticus NBRC 15630 = ATCC 17749, one genomic interval encodes:
- a CDS encoding spondin domain-containing protein, protein MKYRILLVAASVGLLAGCPSDDDNDVVKSYRYTVNVANLTANQPMSPLAVLTHNGDYQLFEIGQAASVELEHLAEGGSNAELIELMNSNDSVYQGISGNGLVLPGASDEVTITVDPSRYGYLSVASMFVNTNDAFVGETGLSLKSLAVGESYEMSMNVWDSGTELNDELAATIPGPAGGGEGFNAARNDSNDVVAFHAGVVSQDDGLANSALSANHRFLNPGAKVTITRVE, encoded by the coding sequence ATGAAATACAGAATCTTACTAGTAGCAGCTTCAGTCGGCTTGCTCGCTGGTTGCCCAAGCGATGATGATAATGACGTAGTGAAATCGTACCGCTACACCGTCAACGTGGCGAACTTGACTGCGAATCAACCAATGTCTCCGCTCGCTGTACTCACTCACAATGGTGACTACCAACTGTTTGAAATTGGACAAGCCGCATCTGTTGAACTTGAGCACCTTGCCGAAGGCGGTAGTAACGCTGAGCTGATTGAGTTGATGAACAGCAATGACAGTGTTTACCAAGGTATTTCGGGCAATGGATTGGTGTTGCCGGGTGCATCGGACGAAGTCACCATCACGGTTGACCCTAGTCGTTACGGTTACTTGTCTGTGGCGTCTATGTTCGTGAATACCAACGATGCCTTTGTTGGCGAAACGGGGCTATCGCTCAAATCGCTCGCAGTGGGTGAAAGCTACGAAATGAGCATGAACGTTTGGGATTCCGGTACAGAGCTAAACGATGAGCTTGCTGCAACCATTCCGGGCCCAGCAGGTGGCGGTGAGGGTTTCAATGCTGCACGTAATGACAGCAATGACGTTGTTGCATTCCATGCGGGTGTTGTTAGCCAAGATGACGGATTAGCAAACTCAGCACTTTCTGCGAACCATCGTTTCTTGAACCCAGGTGCGAAAGTCACCATCACTCGAGT